The following coding sequences are from one Gossypium raimondii isolate GPD5lz chromosome 4, ASM2569854v1, whole genome shotgun sequence window:
- the LOC105767223 gene encoding uncharacterized protein LOC105767223 → MRREFNGLQALILNDFRYAYYVHCFAHRLQLALVVAAREVVEVHQFFKDLSDTVNIALASSKWYDELQKPQAIEITHLVSINELATGIGMNQIGTLQRPGETRWSSYLNSVTSLLKMYNATSTVLENLKNTAFNYYQRGDAYNAYNRFRYFEFTFILHMMKEVLGVTDNLCQALQRRPQDILNAKSLVLTMKDLIQKLRDDGWNELLKNVISFCETWEFDFPDMNAQYIVGRSRNNKEAVTVEHHYRVDIFFSTIDTQLQELKSMFNEHVVELLTLTTALDLKEFFKLFDIDKICILVNKFYLEDFS, encoded by the coding sequence ATGCGTAGGGAATTTAATGGCTTGcaagctttgattttgaatgattttcGATATGCATATTATGTTCACTGTTTTGCTCATCGTCTTCAGTTAGCATTGGTTGTAGCAGCTAGAGAAGTGGTTGAAGTGCATCAATTCTTTAAAGACTTGTCTGATACTGTTAATATTGCTTTGGCTTCTTCCAAATGGTACGATGAATTACAAAAACCCCAAGCAATTGAAATAACTCATTTGGTATCCATAAATGAGTTAGCAACTGGAATAGGAATGAATCAGATTGGCACTTTACAACGTCCTGGTGAGACTCGATGGAGTTCCTATTTAAATTCAGTTACTAGTTTACTGAAGATGTACAATGCTACTAGCACGGTTcttgaaaatctaaaaaatacgGCTTTTAACTATTATCAGCGAGGAGATGCTTATAACGCATATAATAGATTTAGATATTTTGagtttacttttattttgcaTATGATGAAAGAAGTTTTAGGGGTTACTGATAATCTTTGTCAAGCTTTGCAACGTCGTCCTCAAGATATATTAAATGCCAAGAGTTTAGTTTTGACAATGAAAGATTTAATTCAAAAGTTGAGAGATGATGGATGGAATGAATTGTTGAAAAATGTGATATCTTTTTGTGAAACTTGGGAGTTTGATTTTCCAGATATGAATGCTCAATACATTGTGGGTCGTAGTCGCAACAATAAGGAAGCTGTTACAGTGGAGCATCATTATCGAGtggatatatttttttctacaaTAGATactcagttgcaagaattgaagaGCATGTTTAACGAACATGTTGTTGAGCTTCTCACTCTTACCACAGCTTTAGATCTCAAGGAGTTTTTCAAgttatttgatattgataaaatttgcaTTCTTGTAAACAAGTTCTATCTAGAAGATTTTTCTTAA